The Engystomops pustulosus chromosome 9, aEngPut4.maternal, whole genome shotgun sequence genome includes a window with the following:
- the ACSL4 gene encoding long-chain-fatty-acid--CoA ligase 4 isoform X1: MKLKAEVCTLVLLPVYLLMFVYSTLTFLPWYFLTNAKKRKAMAKRIKAKPVSEKIGSPYRALSHTNSLATIDFPGVDTLDKLFQHAVEKFGSKDCLGTREILSEENEKQPNGKVFKKLILGEYKWLSYEEVNTRVNHLGSGLAALDLKPKSTVAIFCETRAEWLITAQACFKYNFPLVTLYATLGEDAVAFGLNESGATHLVTSSELLETKLKCVLSQVNKIKHIIYVGKKNINKSEYPADIQVHNIEEVEELGAKPENLSNPPSRPLPTDLAVVMYTSGSTGRPKGVMMIHSNLIAGMAGQCERIPGLGPKDTYIGYLPLAHVLEMTAEISCVTYGCRIGYSSPQTLSDQSTKIKKGSKGDCTVLRPTLMAAVPEIMDRIYKNVMSKVQEMNVFQRTLFKLGYDYKLEQIKKGYDAPLCNVILFKKVKALLGGNVRMMLCGGAPLSPQTQRFMNICFCCPVGQGYGLTETCGAGTITEVSDYSTGRVGAPLICCEIKLRDWVEGGYTNEDRPHPRGEIVIGGHNVSMGYFKNEEKSLEDFYVDENGQRWFCTGDIGEFHSDGCLQIIDRKKDLVKLQAGEYVSLGKVEAALKNCSLIDNICAYANSYQSYVISFVVPNQKKLTSLAQQKGIEGTWEEICNNPTMEAEVLKEIKEVASSMKLERFEIPIKVRLSPDPWTPETGLVTDAFKLKRKELKNHYLNDIERMYGGK; encoded by the exons ATGAAGCTTAAAGCAGAAGTGTGCACTCTTGTATTGCTGCCTGTCTACCTTTTAATGTTTGTGTACAGCACTCTCACGTTTTTACCATGGTATTTTCTCACAAATGCTAAGAAGAGAAAGGCTATGGCAAAAAGGATAAAAGCAAAGCCCGTATCGGAGAAAATCGGAAGCCCCTACCGGGCCCTTAGTCACACTAATTCACTGGCAACCATAGACTTTCCCGGAGTCGACACGTTGGATAAACTATTTCAACATGCGGTGGAAAAGTTTGGCAGCAAGGATTGTCTTGGTACAAGGGAGATCCTGAGCGAGGAGAATGAGAAACAACCAAACGGCAAGGTGTTTAAGAAG TTAATTTTAGGAGAATATAAATGGTTAAGCTATGAGGAAGTCAACACTCGGGTCAACCATCTTGGAAGTGGGCTAGCTGCGCTGGACCTGAAGCCTAAGAGCACAGTTGCCATCTTCTGTGAGACCAGGGCGGAGTGGCTGATCACTGCACAGGCGTGCTTCAAGTACAACTTTCCTT TGGTCACTTTGTACGCTACACTTGGTGAGGATGCGGTTGCCTTTGGCCTGAACGAGTCTGGAGCTACACATCTCGTCACCAGTTCAGAGCTGCTAGAAACTAAGCTGAAG tgtgtattgtcACAAGTCAACAAAATAAAGCATATTATCTATGTTGGGAAGAAAAACATTAACAAATCTGAATATCCTGCTGATATACAAGTACATAACATAGAAGAGGTGGAGGAACTGGGTGCCAAGCCTGAGAATT TGTCCAACCCTCCCAGCAGACCTTTACCCACAGACCTGGCGGTTGTGATGTATACAAGTGGCTCAACTGGCCGACCTAAAGGAGTGATGATGATTCACAGCAACTTAATAGCTGGCATGGCTGGACAGTGTGAACGGATACCTGGACTCGG GCCTAAAGACACCTACATTGGATACTTGCCGTTAGCACATGTACTGGAGATGACAGCAGAGATATCATGTGTTACCTATGGATGTAGAATCGGGTACTCCTCTCCACAGACGCTATCAGATCAG TCCACTAAAATCAAGAAGGGAAGCAAAGGTGATTGTACGGTATTGAGGCCGACACTCATGGCTGCTGTGCCT GAAATAATGGATCGTATTTATAAGAATGTCATGAGCAAAGTGCAAGAAATGAATGTTTTCCAAAGAACCCTATTCAAGCTGGGTTATGACTACAAGCTGGAGCAAATAAAGAAGGGATACGATGCTCCATTATGTAATGT AATACTGTTCAAAAAGGTGAAGGCTTTATTAGGAGGGAATGTCCGTATGATGCTGTGCGGAGGGGCTCCCTTATCTCCACAGACCCAGAGGTTTATGAATATCTGTTTCTGCTGTCCTGTTGGCCAAGGTTATGGATTAACCGAAACTTGTGGTGCCGGTACCATCACTGAAG TCTCTGACTATAGTACTGGTAGAGTGGGTGCTCCTCTCATCTGCTGTGAAATTAAGCTCCGCGACTGGGTAGAAG GAGGTTATACAAATGAAGACAGGCCGCACCCGAGGGGAGAAATTGTCATCGGAGGGCACAATGTTTCAATGGGTTATTTCAAAAATGAGGAGAAGAGTTTAGAGGATTTCTATGTGGATGAAAATGGCCAGAGGTGGTTCTGCACTGGGGACATTGGGGAGTTTCACTCTGACGGCTGCTTACAAATAATTG ATAGAAAGAAGGATTTGGTGAAGTTGCAGGCCGGAGAGTATGTGTCATTGGGCAAAGTGGAAGCTGCTTTAAAGAATTGTTCTCTCATTGATAACATTTGTGCCTACGCCAACAG TTACCAGTCCTACGTGATCAGCTTTGTCGTCCCTAATCAGAAGAAGCTGACTAGTTTAGCACAACAGAAAGGGATCGAAGGAACTTGGGAGGAAATCTGTAACAATCCCACGATGGAGGCAGAGGTATTAAAGGAGATTAAGGAGGTAGCATCCTCAA TGAAATTGGAACGCTTTGAAATTCCTATCAAGGTACGTCTGAGCCCGGACCCCTGGACTCCTGAGACTGGTCTTGTTACAGATGCCTTCAAGCTGAAAAGAAAAGAACTAAAGAACCACTATTTAAATGACATTGAGCGCATGTACGGAGGGAAGTAG
- the ACSL4 gene encoding long-chain-fatty-acid--CoA ligase 4 isoform X2, which yields MAKRIKAKPVSEKIGSPYRALSHTNSLATIDFPGVDTLDKLFQHAVEKFGSKDCLGTREILSEENEKQPNGKVFKKLILGEYKWLSYEEVNTRVNHLGSGLAALDLKPKSTVAIFCETRAEWLITAQACFKYNFPLVTLYATLGEDAVAFGLNESGATHLVTSSELLETKLKCVLSQVNKIKHIIYVGKKNINKSEYPADIQVHNIEEVEELGAKPENLSNPPSRPLPTDLAVVMYTSGSTGRPKGVMMIHSNLIAGMAGQCERIPGLGPKDTYIGYLPLAHVLEMTAEISCVTYGCRIGYSSPQTLSDQSTKIKKGSKGDCTVLRPTLMAAVPEIMDRIYKNVMSKVQEMNVFQRTLFKLGYDYKLEQIKKGYDAPLCNVILFKKVKALLGGNVRMMLCGGAPLSPQTQRFMNICFCCPVGQGYGLTETCGAGTITEVSDYSTGRVGAPLICCEIKLRDWVEGGYTNEDRPHPRGEIVIGGHNVSMGYFKNEEKSLEDFYVDENGQRWFCTGDIGEFHSDGCLQIIDRKKDLVKLQAGEYVSLGKVEAALKNCSLIDNICAYANSYQSYVISFVVPNQKKLTSLAQQKGIEGTWEEICNNPTMEAEVLKEIKEVASSMKLERFEIPIKVRLSPDPWTPETGLVTDAFKLKRKELKNHYLNDIERMYGGK from the exons ATGGCAAAAAGGATAAAAGCAAAGCCCGTATCGGAGAAAATCGGAAGCCCCTACCGGGCCCTTAGTCACACTAATTCACTGGCAACCATAGACTTTCCCGGAGTCGACACGTTGGATAAACTATTTCAACATGCGGTGGAAAAGTTTGGCAGCAAGGATTGTCTTGGTACAAGGGAGATCCTGAGCGAGGAGAATGAGAAACAACCAAACGGCAAGGTGTTTAAGAAG TTAATTTTAGGAGAATATAAATGGTTAAGCTATGAGGAAGTCAACACTCGGGTCAACCATCTTGGAAGTGGGCTAGCTGCGCTGGACCTGAAGCCTAAGAGCACAGTTGCCATCTTCTGTGAGACCAGGGCGGAGTGGCTGATCACTGCACAGGCGTGCTTCAAGTACAACTTTCCTT TGGTCACTTTGTACGCTACACTTGGTGAGGATGCGGTTGCCTTTGGCCTGAACGAGTCTGGAGCTACACATCTCGTCACCAGTTCAGAGCTGCTAGAAACTAAGCTGAAG tgtgtattgtcACAAGTCAACAAAATAAAGCATATTATCTATGTTGGGAAGAAAAACATTAACAAATCTGAATATCCTGCTGATATACAAGTACATAACATAGAAGAGGTGGAGGAACTGGGTGCCAAGCCTGAGAATT TGTCCAACCCTCCCAGCAGACCTTTACCCACAGACCTGGCGGTTGTGATGTATACAAGTGGCTCAACTGGCCGACCTAAAGGAGTGATGATGATTCACAGCAACTTAATAGCTGGCATGGCTGGACAGTGTGAACGGATACCTGGACTCGG GCCTAAAGACACCTACATTGGATACTTGCCGTTAGCACATGTACTGGAGATGACAGCAGAGATATCATGTGTTACCTATGGATGTAGAATCGGGTACTCCTCTCCACAGACGCTATCAGATCAG TCCACTAAAATCAAGAAGGGAAGCAAAGGTGATTGTACGGTATTGAGGCCGACACTCATGGCTGCTGTGCCT GAAATAATGGATCGTATTTATAAGAATGTCATGAGCAAAGTGCAAGAAATGAATGTTTTCCAAAGAACCCTATTCAAGCTGGGTTATGACTACAAGCTGGAGCAAATAAAGAAGGGATACGATGCTCCATTATGTAATGT AATACTGTTCAAAAAGGTGAAGGCTTTATTAGGAGGGAATGTCCGTATGATGCTGTGCGGAGGGGCTCCCTTATCTCCACAGACCCAGAGGTTTATGAATATCTGTTTCTGCTGTCCTGTTGGCCAAGGTTATGGATTAACCGAAACTTGTGGTGCCGGTACCATCACTGAAG TCTCTGACTATAGTACTGGTAGAGTGGGTGCTCCTCTCATCTGCTGTGAAATTAAGCTCCGCGACTGGGTAGAAG GAGGTTATACAAATGAAGACAGGCCGCACCCGAGGGGAGAAATTGTCATCGGAGGGCACAATGTTTCAATGGGTTATTTCAAAAATGAGGAGAAGAGTTTAGAGGATTTCTATGTGGATGAAAATGGCCAGAGGTGGTTCTGCACTGGGGACATTGGGGAGTTTCACTCTGACGGCTGCTTACAAATAATTG ATAGAAAGAAGGATTTGGTGAAGTTGCAGGCCGGAGAGTATGTGTCATTGGGCAAAGTGGAAGCTGCTTTAAAGAATTGTTCTCTCATTGATAACATTTGTGCCTACGCCAACAG TTACCAGTCCTACGTGATCAGCTTTGTCGTCCCTAATCAGAAGAAGCTGACTAGTTTAGCACAACAGAAAGGGATCGAAGGAACTTGGGAGGAAATCTGTAACAATCCCACGATGGAGGCAGAGGTATTAAAGGAGATTAAGGAGGTAGCATCCTCAA TGAAATTGGAACGCTTTGAAATTCCTATCAAGGTACGTCTGAGCCCGGACCCCTGGACTCCTGAGACTGGTCTTGTTACAGATGCCTTCAAGCTGAAAAGAAAAGAACTAAAGAACCACTATTTAAATGACATTGAGCGCATGTACGGAGGGAAGTAG